ttatttattttgtccgtgaagttttacttcttttttttttttctacttcaGGGCATGGgtattaatattagtaattaaaaatagttaTTTCTTTTTATCAATATTGTTAGAGAAAAAACATGTTTAGAAATCGTAGTGTAGAAAGaagattttccttttttgaCACGGTTGGTTGTTGCTGGGAAGAATAATTTGCCCCTAGGCAAATAttctttactattttattttcctaatttcCTTAATTTGAGCAGATTTGTAGGTTTAATCAGAACCATGcatcctttaatttatttttaatgatttagATTAGATCACACATTCTCTCATTCAAAAGTGATTCTCATGGGAGCAAGGCCAGACTttatatgtacacacacacacaaaccaCTTTATGTATTATAGTATTTAGGCAAACTCTCCTATGAGACCGTCTTATGGATCCTCATCGGTGAGATGGGttaggtttatttatttatttatttttatttttaaaataaatataacatttttcttataagtattacatttttctcttataagtaataattaaacaatttatttatgattagtattacattttttcttataagtaactaTTAAATCcctaaacggacggagaaagacccgttggatttaccaaaaaaaaactattgaacccctaaatattaaattttgatttaaaagtattaatgcACTTcgcctcaaaagtattacacatttccttataagtaacaaacaatttattcctaattagtattacatttttcaatataaatattacatttatatcgTAATTCGAGACCCAATCCATGTCACACATGAAGATTTGTGAGACAGTCTCGCATAAGACTCACTGTTGTTACATTTATAATCtcactaatttattaaaattgtttgttTACTCTCCTGATATATACATAGTATGTAGCTATTTCCCGCCATCCTCAATTATCTCAATTCTCAAGCTCACCATTGCTTTTCTAAACATATACAAAtctcactgttttttttttttttttgaaaacacacaAATCTCCTAGTTgtgacttttttatttttatttttttttaaaaaaaaacacgttTATAAgcaattaattttcaaattctcTGATCTCTGTTTATCTGAGCCTTGTTTAGCAAATAGTAGTTAGTCATTAGTAGATTGTAGTAGTGATTTTAActaggtgtttggtaaattaaaatataattaacagtTTACTATTAGTTGTTAACTTATAAAAGACCTAAAaggataatgaatattttataataataatttataaattatataataattaattattatataacaattatatttaataaataataaataaataaataaattgtttataatactaataaaaacaaaattaaaaaaaaaaacagaaaaaaatatgtaaatattaaATGTGGGACGGAGAGCCACCCCGGCCACATATATACAGGTATGTGAGGtaactttaaaagaaaattaaaatgaaaagtttattattatattcttcaaCAGTCTTCAGGTTAGTTTGGTtagcaaaattaattttataaaaacgctgcaaaatgaaactttttaatttttaacgtTTTAGGGTGCAACAGTACAGTTGATCAAATCAAACGTTTTTTTCCGGTCAAAATGCTTAAGTGatcaaaacaaatgaaatttgagCAAATATATTGCCATTTATCATTATCAAACAAAAGctttaatgttttttaaagaaaaataaaagcaagAATTTAGATATTTGGGCAATAATTTGCATGTGGTTGGTGGGTGCATGGAGAGGACaattaaagctttaaaataaaaattaaagttacaaACGTGTTCAGCACTTATCTGTGAGCCCAGCCCTAGCTAGcacattaaattattaatgagCAGCCGTAGTTGAGTTTGGTCAAAGACATTTGCATGCATGCACCACTTTCTCCTCTTTATTTAAGTTCACAAGTACTTGCCCCAACATAATTACATAACATAAGCCCTCTCTTTTGCTCTCATCTAtatatgctttaatttctttgcTTTATgacttttcttttcctttgctCTCTGCACGTTGTGCCTCACAAATTTCTTGGAACATACTTCCTAACAATCACATTCACTATCAGAAAACACTGAAATatctataaaattatatatcaaaTGACTCAAATTAAATGCTTACCACgactaaaaattataagaactagttaaattttaatgttagaagataaaattttaatttactgtcattataaatataaatttttatttgaaatcaAACGTATTTTTCAAGTTAATATCAAAGCATGCAAAATGTCTTTAAcgcaactaaaaatttaaactatGGTAAAATCACATACTCATCTATATATTATTGAGTAcgataaataataattttgtgggagacttttttttcttttcttttttttttctttttatatgaCAAGTTGTAAAGTTTATAAGTTAACAAATAGTTAATGAATAAAGTATCATCAGGTTATTATTAAgtaaaagtataatttaatttaatttgttatatttataatacctaattaattttaaattggtTTAATTTGGTGAATACATCAAATCAACCCTCCGACAACTTTTTTTGGCAATAGAGGAAAATTGCGAccaaattcttaattaattatccaCCATTAGATTTTAAATGGTGGACCAACATAAATGACTTGATGTTATTGTGTCGTAGGTTTAGTGCTTATATGGTGTCaaaaacattaataattgaGTAATAAGTAGTGTTTCGTTTAGTTTATGCTTTTCAAATTGGTTATACTTTGTGCATAGTTTATTATAGGCAAAATGGTAtttttaatctattaattatgattattttataaatttaaattttcaattattggtGAATGGTGACACATATTTAATCTTTAAGTTATTACTAAAGTGATAAATTTTTGTCCCTCAAGATTAAATGAACCACTTTATTAATTAGTATGTAGGTGACGATCGTGGCATATTTAATCTTTGATAGATTAAAATTGTCGCGTTGATAATAAACTAAGGACTAAATTTAcagttcaaatatttttttaaactaaatttacacACGTTCATAACTGAAGTACAAAAATggtcatttttaattatatttttctaaaattgtgatTGTTAAATTTTGCAACAAACATTGATAATATAATCTTTTAGTTTTCTTTCTCTCTTACCCTTTGTCAACACGCATCTCTCTTCCCCGTGATTTCTTCCTTGATTTTGGTCTTCTCTGTTTTGCAATTTTAAGTCATGAATTTGACTAATTGGAGAAGAGTTGTAGGAATGGATGAATTGGCCTGAGCCTCtctctttccttttttattttttttatttttttttattttccctcAATCTCATAATCTTTATCTCATCAAATTTTTAGTTAAACATGTGCATTGAGCATGACATTTCATGTGATACATGTGTTTATTTGTAgagtaaatgttgcccctcaattttcaaaacgtgacatatattgcccctccacTAATAGAAAAAAGGAGAAACATTATTTTCGACAAAAGGAAAACAACGGAAAAAAGGAACAACTTAGCTTTGTCTTAGAATAGGGAAAATGGCGGACAACCacatttacactactaataattaAGGTGAGGAGCAATATATGCCAGGTTTTGAAAATTAATGGGCAgtatttacatcactaataattcaagattacattaatatttgacatatttttgacggtataaatttcaattttctcttttttaaagCTAAATTTATACATTGCTATATTGATGTGATCTACATACACCTTAAAATTTcccataaatatatacatactactaaaataaaatttggagctatggagtatggaccaCTCtctcatcaaaataaaattaaagcaaccTAGCTTTACACTCTTATATATAGTTGGGTAGCTGGTTGGGTTTTTGTCAAAGACAAATTCCATTCCCTTGAAAACAATGAGAAAGGAGGCAATTGCAGAGGCCATGAAAAGCCAAAgtgccggcgccggcgccggcggccAAGCACCACCACCCATTAATTCTCTATTACAAACATTCCAAGCGGCGTCACCGTCGCCGTCGGCTCTCCAGCAGATTCAATCTCCCTCTCCATGTATCCCGAAGAGCCCTTTCGTGTCCCGGGTAATGACCCCCATAGCCAGCCCCATGAAAAAGGCCATTGCATGCCTTGAAGAGCTTGGGCAGCTCACAAAGCTTGACCTCCAGGATTCATGGCTTCCAATCACTGAATCCAGAAATGGTAACGCTTACTACGCCGCCTTCCACACCCTTAGCTCTGGCCTCGGAGTCCAAGCACTTGTCCTTCCTTTCGCTTTCACTGCCCTTGGATGGTATACTAACTAAACCCCTCCTTCCCTAGCTCCTTTCCATTTTgtttctcactttttttttttttttttttaatgacggAAAACTGCAATCACTACATAAGGGTTTACATGGTTAAGCCCTAACTTGTGAACCTAGCTTTCAAAGAATCACAATGAcataaatcagcttaggttgtCCATAATTGACAGGTTCAACCTAAGAAAACTAATAGGCTGTTTCAAACTTAAgttgtaatattataattttcatttttcaagtGAACATTCTGACCAACACAATAAGGTAAACCAACTCAAATTGTGCATAGCTGATCGATTTAAACTAAGAAGTTCAATACTCAATAAGTTACTTCCGTTGGGAGTCAAACTTATAACCTTATAGTTAATAAGTTAACCGTCACCAACTTGGCTGGTTGTCCCTATTTCTCACTTTTCACTTCACCATGTTCGGTAGATGGACACAAACCCAGTCCAAAATAGGTTTTCTTCTTGAAGTTTTCTTTATTGAATAATGAATGGATTTGCAGGACATGGGGAATAATATGTTTGTCCATAGCTTTTGTGTGGCAACTCTATACACTGTGGTTGCTCATCCAACTCCATGAATCAGTGGCAGGAACTCGCTATGGCCGCTATCTCCGCCTTTCAATGGCGGCTTTTggtaagaatataatatttgcCAACGTCACTCATAGGTCCTCTCATCTTTCCCAGTTCATTTAATTTCTCACTGCTCTCACTATATATGACATCTACTTTTAATCTTATATGCTTTTGGTAACATTAATCATTATcttatcactatatatatatagttccaTTTTATACTAAGTACATTACCCTTCTccaaaaagtaaaaacatttcCCACTCTTTATAGAAAAGAGATCgattactagtttttttttttttaatcttcattttataaaatatggatcaaattttgtattatttaataggaaaatatttttttccacTCCTAAATTTTTCATCACCATTTTCATTCATTGAATGCTAGCTAATGAATTGAATGATCTTATCACGAATTAAAAAGAGaatttagttattaattagATAATACCAGATCAAGACAAATACATTGAATAGAAAATAATGATGGGGCAGCATAGGCTTAACTTACTGTTTCAGTAAGCAATATTTAAgagaaaaaattaatgtttgaaaCTAGGCAGTATCTGTGTATTAGACCCAAAATAGACAGATCCTTATCCACACTAACATTAGACTTTGTCTGCTGAACTACTGAGTTATAGTGATTTATATCTTTTACATACTCAGTGAGTCAGGGTGTGGAGACCCTTGTGATTAGGAATATAATTCGGCAAATCTTTTGATGATGGGTATCTAGCATTATATTCCTTTATTTAATATgagtttattattatataatgaaGGTGAGAAAGTTGGGAAGGCGTTGGCACTGTTTCCGACCATGTACCTTTCCGGCGGGACCTGCGTGACGCTGATAATGATCGGAGCCGGGTCCATGAAGATGTTCTTCAAAATCTCATTCGGCGGCGCCGATCCGCTCACCACGTTAGAGTGGTACGCCGTCTTTACCACCTCCTCCATAGTTCTAGCTCAGCTTCCCAACCTCAACTCCATCGCCGGAGTGTCGCTGGTGGGAGCCATCGCCGCCGTCGCCTACTGCACCGTCACATGGGCGGTGTCCGTCGTCAAACATCGCCCCGCCGACGTGTCGTACGATCCCGTGGAAGTGGATTCCGCGGTCGGGAGGGTTTGCAACATTCTCAACGCTCTTGGCATCATAGCTTTCACTTTCAGGGGACATAATCTTGTTTTAGAGATTCAggtttgaaattatattatttattttacccTTTATAAactcacaacaaaaaaaaaaaaaaacagtcaatTAAATAGTgtcaaaagtaaatattttaaagttaaatttgAGTGAAACGTAACATCGCCCGTGAAGAAACATAAGATGTGAAATTTAAGTAAAATTATACCTAGTGCATTTGGTGGGTGGTTTGAGTTGGGAGtaggtttaatttaatttagtggttaaaaatggtcaaaaagaaaaatgaaattattggGAAATTGGATTGCAACACAAATGAAATTACCTACGAGACTGAGTTGCATTTCTCTAAaataaatttctaaaattttttcaataagaaaaattgcaatttgaatgTGTACACCTTTTAAATAGGATTTGACAGTAAATTGactttgaataaaaaaaaaaaaaaaaaaaaaacacgataAATGCCTAAATGCACGCCACTATATTGtttgctaaatttggaataaatatattaatatattactaTGAAAATGAATTGTTTCTTTTTgactaaatatttattacaacGAATCTAatatatgcaaattaaagtCTTTATTGAAAGCCGTGTTCATAACAGTATAAAGTGTGTTTAATTTTGATTCCATGAAGATGATGCGATTGGTATGGAATCTCATagaaatttcttgaaaataaatGCAGAGTACAATGCCGTCTAGTATGAAGCATCCATCGAGTTTACCGATGTGGAGGGGAGTGAAGGTGTCTTATCTAATCATCTCATGTTGCCTCTTTCCCCTGGCAGTAGGAGGTTACTGGGCTTATGGAAACCTCGTAAGATCCCAAATTCTTCTAATCCATACATCATCACATATGCTTTTACTTTACACGTTAATCACAAAAAGATAGCCTCAAATTGTGTTGGGTTGTTGGGATTGATCATCAATAATTACCCCCCAAATATCTGCATACTTTCCTTACCCATGAAGCTATCACTTTTATTATCTCCAtataattttgtcaaattacaaAATGTATCACATTCTAAGATTACTGATCAATATAAATACCGGTTGTACCTAGTACAAttagatatattataattagttGTGTCAGGTACAATTAGTATCAGTGATAATAGTATTCAGTACAACTAGATATATCATATTCAATTATACTAAATACTATCAGCAAcatggaaaaatataattttttatagtatctttttatatatattaagaattagAGATCAAACTTATAACTTCCTTATCTTAAAATTCTATGCCATAATTATTTATACTcttggtgttttttgttttccgACAGATGCCAACAAGTGGGGGGATATTAACAGCCTTGGACAAGTACCATGGTTATGATACATCAAAGGTGACACTAGGGATAATAAATCTGCTAGTGGTGATCCATAGCCTGACCTCTTTCCAGATATATGCAATGCCAGTGTTTGATAACCTGGAGTTCAGATACACCAGCAAGAAGAATAGGCCATGCCCGTGGTGGCTTAGGGCGGCACTCCGCCTCTTCTTCGGGGGGCTGGCATTTTTCATTGCGGTGGCACTGCCGTTCTTGCCCAGTCTGGCAGGGCTGATTGGCGGGATTGCGCTGCCGGTCACCTTGGCATATCCCTGTTTGATGTGGATAATGATGAAGACCCCCAAAAGGTACACTCCAATGTGGTGTGTGAATTGGTTTCTTGGGATTTTAGGGTTGGCTCTCAGCATTCTTCTGGTGTTTGGTGCTATATGGATGATAGCAACTCAGGGGATTAAAGTCCATTTCTTCAAGCCCCAGTGAGACAAAACAACTAGAAGTTACATATTATATGCAACATTAAATGTATTGCTTATGACTGTATCcctccaaaaaatatataaataagaaaaaaaaattaagtaccGCTAAAATCACAGTGCAAGTGTGCAACCCAATCCAAACAAATGTCTAGAATGTATTAATGAAGATCTGCAAGCCATTTTCTCAGTGAGTCATATCATCTATATGTCCTTTCATCAGCTTGTCTCAAgcaaaatacacagaaaccaggaaaaagaaaaaggttgGCAGAAGCAGTGGCCAAGATTTCTCACCATTTACATAACCCTAGTAGGGGTACATTGTTAAAGAATATTCCCTCCCTAGAATTCTACATTGATAATGGTAGTAGCATCCTTCGCTTCTTTTTCCGGGCAAGCCTAATCTGCTTTGTAATTCTCATGCATATAAACAGCAGAAATGTAAAGCATATTAAGATCAAAGCAAGCCTTAGATGGCTTAAATAGAGTGAAACACAGGTGAAAACAACGCAAGCAAAAATGACAAGTTCCCATATTACAAAGATGACGACATCCACCCTGCACCGAAAAGAAAAGAGATGCGTAAATGaaccaaaatataataattcctgTTGGATACAGAGAAATTACATGTATATTACAGTTTTTTTGGTACTATGAGAATATAATACAATTACAATCAATAGATGAATACACAACAATTTACAATATCTAAACCACCAATAAGAATCAACAGTAACTAATTACAACACCCCAAAATGAAACTGAGACTATATACCCACAATACAGAGGGATTAAAATACTCCACACAGAACTGCTCCCTATGAGGTTCAAACCCCTAGCGTTAAGGTCAAGGGGCCTCATCTCAACCATTGGAACAGGATCAGTGGCAAAGGTGATACAAAAGCATAGACTTCAAATGACAAACATGTTTTTATAAATTGATGGTTATATTCAACACTGGAATGTAGTTAAAGATGTTGAAACTTTAGTCTACCACTACCTTCCAGATATACATTACTCAAAACATGCAGAATTAAAAACATTGTAATTAGTCTAACTATACCAATTATGATGACAAAAAATTTGAAGTTTAAACCCATCCTGTACCTAGTCAGATAAACCATTGAAAGAGATGAAAGTAGGGGAACAGAGATAATTCATGCTTAATTTATGGGGTCAATTCAAGTTAGTTGATAATTGAATCTCAACAAAATAGTGTTCCTTCAGTAATCAAGCTTGAATTAGAATGTCATAGTTTGGCTAGAACGCTAGCAAACCTggctttatttgttttaatcctCTATAAATGTATGATTTaatgaatatttaatactttGTAAAGTATTTAAGAtagacattaaaaaataaaaattaaaaaaaaaaaaaagaaaaaaagttcaAACCCTTCTTTGAACCCATTTGGATAAACTATCGGAAGGGATGAATGTAGGGGAACAGAGTTACAGAGACAATTCAGGCTTAACTTATGGTGCCAATTCAAGTCAGTTTATAATAGAATCTCAAGAAAATTGTTGATTCCTTCAGTAACCAAGCTTGAATTATAATGTCATAGTTTGGCTAGAATGCTAGTGAGCCTGGCTGCATTTGTTTTAATCCTGTATGATTTAAGGGGAGTATTTAATACTCTGTAAAGTATTTAAGATATACATAAAATcttcaaataatatttaacaattttgaaaattttatattgataGACTTAATGGAAAGTCTAACCACCTTGGAAGGACCCAATTCTAGATACAGGAAGTGAAGGTTTCTACTAGTGTCAGAATTTCACCAAAGTTCTGTAAAACCCTGTTGCCAACCCAGCTATAGTTGCATCAAGAAAGATTATCAAAAATGGTAGATATTGATCGGAAATCATGTTAATGTTATGTCTTAAGTAGTCAATAGGTGCTAGTTCCATATCCATCTCCATGTATCTACAGCTtggattttaataaaattagccAACTAATGACCTAGTGGTCTGTGATTTTCTTCTTGTTTAACCCACCTCAAAAAGTAAACTAATAATCAcaatgaaaaagtaaaaaacacTTGATGAAAAACAGTTGGCATGAACTCAAGCCAAAGATGGAAATCTAGAAGATTGAAATAGCGCGACAGAAGTGAGTTTGTAACTATCATCATTTGATTAACTGGTAAATTCCCAAGCAGATAAGCTGTACTCACACCTTTTAAATCAAAGATAATAGGGGCATCTAACAGGCATTTTACTTTGAGTACTGAAATCATGTTAGCTAGTCCATCCAATAAATAGTGTAGCAATTTACATTATGTACTGACATTTCACAAATGCTAAGAAGTAATTAGATGCTTTCTACATTCTATAAGTTCCCAAAAGGAACAGGAAAACAAATTTCTTTTATGCTGCGTTCTTTTCTTTGATAGCTTAAGAATATTGCATATAAGCTGATATTTAAAGCATAACAATGTAAAAGATAGCAGGGATGCAGAGTAACCTATAATGAAAACTACCTCCTCCTATGTCTAATCCCACATCAAAACACCAAAGTGTTTAAAGTAATTCATGAACCCAAAACTCAATATTAcaattaaagtaaaatgtacacaacAGAGATAAacttttctaataaaaaaaatcaagctGGGTTAAATGGTTAAACAAAATTAGTCAATTAATTCCCCCAAAACTAAAATGCTCTAATTGTAAACCCTAAGATGATTTAAATAGATGCAATGCTTTCAACGTAATGGAATTATTCCCTAAATTGAACTCAAGTGCCAATCTAATTAAATCCAGCAATAATCGCATCGAAAATCAAAgcaaataaaacaattaagatggaaataaaacaaattgatgatgatgatgtacCTGGAAGTAGTGAGATTGGAGGTAGAGGAGAAGAAAGAGACGGAAGCCCAATCATGTTTCGATCGAATCTGATATTCCCTCAGCTGTTCCGCCAAATTCGATCGAGTTATCATGGCCGCTCCACCCCACTCCCTCTCTAATCcctatctctctctccctctatgtatatattatatctatAGGGTTCCCCAGGTTGTATCGATTTGGCATAAAGAATCGGAGCATCCGAACCGCCGGCGACGAGACGATGGCTGATATGATGAAACAACAGATGAATTTGAAGTGATTTTGAAGGGAAGACGTTCGATTTGAGTTTcttctactccgtaatattatTCTGTTATTCCtttccttttttcctttgatttcatttcattatttttactGTTTTTAAGTAGATCGGAAATCAAATCATCACAATTTGAACCGTTTTTATTGATAAACATATTGGatctatcttcttttttttttttttttgaaaatacatatTGGATCtatctaatattatatatgtaggTACATTATGGGTTCAACTATGGATTATTTTGACCAGTTATCTATTTTTGGttcaacataattttttaatatatcagtTCATGATTATTgtgtaacaatttttaattttattacatgttTTTTATTTGCTACAATTAATCATTcgtttaatattttattatttcattgtGTTAGTAAAATTCATCGGtcaattaaaaatgtatatgagAAATTGAGAGGGGACAGAAATTACATGTTATGACATGAGGCTTgaatcataaaattatatataagtcTCCATTTATTAAATGGTGGAATGGATGAAATTTAAACGAAAAATTAATTgtgacaaataaataaaaattaaagatataataagacaaaattaaaagagtataATTAAATAGGTAAATGTCCCAATAATTACAggttaaaagtgaaatttgctttactttataataaaatttaattactttttaaatgttaagaaagtgatttttatcatattttacgAAGTGATAAACAATTAGcgaataattaataattgataaCGGATTATATTAGCGGGATTGACAATCCTCACTAGTTTTATAACACACAGAAACccatcaaataatatatttttagtatattaaaaatgtactttacgtatataaataatgtacttttagtctattaaaaagtaatttttaattgacAATCCTTTTAAGTGATGTAATTGCTTTGGAAGGATATTAATGAAGTTTTAGTTTGGTttcaacaaacaaa
This region of Ipomoea triloba cultivar NCNSP0323 chromosome 15, ASM357664v1 genomic DNA includes:
- the LOC116007571 gene encoding lysine histidine transporter-like 8 codes for the protein MRKEAIAEAMKSQSAGAGAGGQAPPPINSLLQTFQAASPSPSALQQIQSPSPCIPKSPFVSRVMTPIASPMKKAIACLEELGQLTKLDLQDSWLPITESRNGNAYYAAFHTLSSGLGVQALVLPFAFTALGWTWGIICLSIAFVWQLYTLWLLIQLHESVAGTRYGRYLRLSMAAFGEKVGKALALFPTMYLSGGTCVTLIMIGAGSMKMFFKISFGGADPLTTLEWYAVFTTSSIVLAQLPNLNSIAGVSLVGAIAAVAYCTVTWAVSVVKHRPADVSYDPVEVDSAVGRVCNILNALGIIAFTFRGHNLVLEIQSTMPSSMKHPSSLPMWRGVKVSYLIISCCLFPLAVGGYWAYGNLMPTSGGILTALDKYHGYDTSKVTLGIINLLVVIHSLTSFQIYAMPVFDNLEFRYTSKKNRPCPWWLRAALRLFFGGLAFFIAVALPFLPSLAGLIGGIALPVTLAYPCLMWIMMKTPKRYTPMWCVNWFLGILGLALSILLVFGAIWMIATQGIKVHFFKPQ
- the LOC116007572 gene encoding uncharacterized protein LOC116007572, which gives rise to MITRSNLAEQLREYQIRSKHDWASVSFFSSTSNLTTSRVDVVIFVIWELVIFACVVFTCVSLYLSHLRLALILICFTFLLFICMRITKQIRLARKKKRRMLLPLSM